The following are from one region of the Chromobacterium phragmitis genome:
- a CDS encoding substrate-binding periplasmic protein, with product MPHALMPRLLLACTLLPAAPGMPAAEPVRLVTHQQPPLSFTRDNGQADGLAVRIVDCALKKMQRPYTLEFVPWPRAQWQVQHQQSDGFFAATPSEERDGYAMLSRPLLPYERRWYLLKSSPLSPSSPEFKRQARIAAFNGSNMDAWLRDHGYQLTSTPANSELLLRMLQSRRVDAVLGNAYAVDALVARMGLQAELRSELAESLPMGVYFGKAFLAREGPQFLQQFNAALQGCSSK from the coding sequence ATGCCGCACGCGCTCATGCCCAGACTATTGCTGGCCTGCACCTTGCTGCCGGCGGCGCCGGGCATGCCCGCGGCGGAGCCTGTCCGTCTCGTCACCCACCAGCAACCGCCGCTCTCGTTCACCCGCGACAATGGCCAGGCCGACGGCCTGGCCGTTCGCATCGTCGACTGCGCGCTGAAGAAAATGCAGCGTCCTTACACGTTGGAGTTCGTGCCCTGGCCGCGCGCGCAATGGCAGGTTCAGCACCAGCAGTCGGATGGCTTCTTTGCCGCCACCCCATCCGAAGAACGCGATGGCTACGCCATGCTCTCTCGCCCGCTGCTGCCCTACGAGCGGCGCTGGTACCTGCTGAAAAGCAGCCCGCTATCGCCCTCCAGCCCGGAATTCAAGCGCCAGGCGCGCATCGCCGCGTTCAATGGCTCGAACATGGACGCGTGGCTGCGCGACCATGGCTACCAGCTGACCTCCACGCCCGCCAACAGCGAGCTGCTGCTTCGCATGCTGCAATCCCGCCGCGTCGACGCAGTGCTGGGCAACGCCTACGCGGTGGACGCGCTGGTGGCCCGGATGGGTCTCCAGGCGGAGCTGCGCAGCGAGCTGGCCGAGTCCCTGCCCATGGGCGTCTACTTCGGCAAGGCTTTTCTCGCCCGGGAGGGGCCGCAGTTCCTGCAACAGTTCAACGCCGCGCTGCAAGGCTGCAGTTCCAAATGA
- the truA gene encoding tRNA pseudouridine(38-40) synthase TruA, whose protein sequence is MRIALGIEYDGRAFAGWQSQPHGNTVQDRLNQALGQIAGNRQVVTHAAGRTDAGVHAAMQVAHFDTDAARPMNAWVRGVNALLPPEVAVVWAREVSDEFHARFSAFSRSYSYFLLTHPVRSCLLAGKVGWYHQSLDVGAMREAASRLLGRHDFSSFRASECQAKSPVKDLQRLDIAEADGLLRFDLHADAFLHHMVRNIVGALLYVGKGALSPADLQALMHARDRTSAPPTFMPDGLYLTGVGYPEIFRLPSACNEARLKLR, encoded by the coding sequence ATGAGAATCGCGCTCGGCATCGAGTATGACGGTCGGGCGTTCGCCGGCTGGCAGAGTCAGCCGCACGGCAATACGGTACAGGACAGGTTGAATCAGGCGCTGGGCCAGATCGCCGGCAACCGGCAGGTCGTCACCCATGCCGCCGGCCGCACCGATGCTGGCGTGCATGCCGCGATGCAGGTGGCGCACTTCGATACCGATGCGGCGCGCCCGATGAATGCTTGGGTAAGAGGCGTCAACGCGCTGTTGCCCCCCGAGGTGGCCGTGGTGTGGGCGCGCGAGGTAAGCGACGAGTTTCACGCCAGGTTTTCCGCTTTTTCCCGCAGTTACAGTTACTTCCTGCTGACGCATCCTGTGCGTTCTTGCCTGCTGGCGGGCAAGGTGGGTTGGTACCACCAGTCGCTGGACGTGGGCGCGATGCGCGAGGCCGCCTCGCGCCTGCTGGGGCGGCATGATTTCTCCAGCTTCCGCGCCTCTGAGTGCCAGGCCAAGTCCCCGGTCAAGGATTTGCAGCGGCTGGACATTGCAGAGGCCGATGGCCTGCTGCGTTTCGATCTTCACGCCGATGCCTTCCTGCATCACATGGTGCGCAATATCGTCGGCGCGTTGTTGTATGTGGGCAAGGGAGCCCTGAGTCCGGCCGACCTGCAAGCGCTGATGCACGCGCGCGATCGCACCAGCGCGCCGCCCACCTTCATGCCTGACGGGCTGTATTTGACCGGGGTGGGCTATCCGGAAATTTTCCGCCTACCTTCGGCTTGTAACGAGGCAAGATTAAAGTTGCGATAA
- a CDS encoding phosphoribosylanthranilate isomerase, whose product MVRIKICGITRPGDGVEAARLGADAIGLVFYDKSPRNVSIEQARSVIAALPPFVTVAALFVNPTREWVEQVLAGCAIDLLQFHGEESAEFCRSFHRPYLKAVRMKPRVDLRQLAEAYPDARGLLTDAFVEGAHGGTGATFDWTLLPDDLSLPLILSGGLDEKNIEEAVRRVRPAAVDVSSGVEADKGIKDAARMAAFISGAKHGSV is encoded by the coding sequence ATGGTTAGAATAAAAATCTGCGGAATTACCCGGCCTGGCGACGGCGTTGAAGCCGCTCGCCTCGGCGCCGACGCCATCGGCCTGGTCTTTTACGACAAGAGCCCGCGCAATGTGTCCATTGAACAGGCGCGTTCGGTGATCGCGGCCCTGCCGCCTTTCGTCACGGTGGCGGCTTTGTTCGTCAATCCGACTCGCGAGTGGGTGGAGCAGGTGTTGGCGGGCTGCGCCATTGACCTGCTTCAGTTCCACGGCGAGGAGAGCGCGGAATTCTGCCGATCTTTCCATCGTCCATATCTGAAGGCGGTGCGGATGAAGCCCCGTGTCGATCTGCGGCAACTGGCCGAGGCTTATCCGGACGCGCGCGGCTTGCTGACCGACGCCTTCGTCGAAGGCGCGCACGGCGGTACCGGCGCGACGTTTGACTGGACGTTGTTGCCGGACGATCTGTCCTTGCCGTTGATTCTGTCGGGCGGCCTGGACGAAAAGAACATAGAGGAAGCCGTGCGCCGGGTGAGGCCGGCGGCGGTGGATGTCTCCAGCGGCGTGGAGGCGGACAAAGGAATCAAAGACGCCGCCAGGATGGCGGCCTTCATATCAGGAGCAAAACATGGATCGGTATGA
- the trpA gene encoding tryptophan synthase subunit alpha, whose product MSRIEKRFAELAGKKALIPFITAGDPHPGLTVSLMHGLVEGGADIIELGVPFSDPMADGPVIQRASERALKHKVGLRHVLEMVAEFRRDNATTPVVLMGYLNPLCAMGYTEFAARAKAAGVDGALTVDCPPEEAAELQSALDAQGLDTVFLIAPTTPPSRVAEIAKLARGYVYYVSLKGVTGAGHLDIDDVARKIAALRQQLPLPIGVGFGIRDAATAKAIASAADAVVVGSRLVQEIEAATPETAREQLTRLVAELKAAIR is encoded by the coding sequence ATGTCACGCATAGAAAAACGATTCGCCGAGCTGGCGGGCAAGAAGGCCCTGATTCCGTTCATCACCGCCGGCGACCCGCATCCCGGCCTGACCGTGTCGCTGATGCACGGACTGGTGGAGGGCGGCGCCGACATCATTGAACTGGGGGTGCCGTTTTCCGATCCGATGGCAGATGGTCCAGTGATCCAGCGCGCGTCCGAGCGCGCGCTCAAGCACAAGGTGGGTTTGCGCCATGTGTTGGAGATGGTGGCCGAATTCCGTCGCGACAACGCAACGACGCCGGTGGTGCTGATGGGCTACCTCAATCCGCTGTGCGCGATGGGCTATACCGAATTTGCCGCCCGGGCCAAAGCGGCCGGCGTGGATGGCGCGCTGACGGTGGACTGCCCGCCGGAAGAGGCCGCCGAGCTTCAATCCGCGCTGGATGCCCAGGGGCTGGACACTGTTTTCCTGATCGCGCCCACCACGCCGCCTTCCCGTGTGGCGGAAATCGCCAAATTGGCCCGCGGATACGTCTATTATGTGTCGTTGAAGGGGGTAACCGGCGCCGGACATCTGGACATTGATGACGTAGCGCGTAAAATTGCTGCCCTCAGACAACAATTGCCGCTGCCGATAGGCGTGGGTTTCGGGATTCGCGACGCCGCGACCGCGAAGGCCATCGCCTCCGCCGCCGACGCGGTGGTGGTGGGCAGCCGGCTGGTACAGGAAATTGAGGCGGCGACACCCGAAACTGCCAGAGAGCAGTTAACACGTCTGGTGGCCGAACTGAAGGCCGCCATCCGCTAG
- the trpB gene encoding tryptophan synthase subunit beta produces MDRYDFPDAQGHFGPYGGVYVAETLMVALDQLKAEYARVKADPSFWQEFHHELKHYVGRPSPVYHAKRWSEQLGGAQIWLKREDLNHTGAHKINNAIGQALLARRMGKKRVIAETGAGQHGVATATVAARYGMECVVYMGAEDVKRQSPNVFRMKLLGATVVPVESGSKTLKDALNEAMRDWVTNVDSTFYILGTAAGPHPYPMLVRDFVSVIGQEAKVQMPEVIGRQPDVVVACVGGGSNAIGMFHPYIDVPGVRMVGVEAGGHGVASGKHAAPISSGAPVGVLHGSKSYLMQDADGQIIETHSVSAGLDYPGVGPEHCHLKDIGRAEYVSIDDGEALRAFHDCCHLEGIIPALESSHALAWAAKVAPTMGKDQVILVNLSGRGDKDINTVAGLSGITL; encoded by the coding sequence ATGGATCGGTATGATTTCCCCGATGCGCAGGGCCACTTCGGCCCTTACGGCGGCGTGTACGTCGCCGAAACCTTGATGGTGGCGTTGGATCAGTTGAAAGCAGAATACGCTCGCGTGAAGGCCGATCCTTCCTTCTGGCAGGAGTTCCACCACGAGCTCAAGCATTACGTCGGCCGTCCCAGCCCGGTGTATCACGCCAAGCGCTGGTCCGAGCAACTGGGCGGCGCGCAGATCTGGCTCAAGCGCGAAGACCTGAACCACACCGGCGCCCACAAGATCAACAACGCCATCGGCCAGGCTTTGCTGGCCCGCCGCATGGGCAAGAAGCGCGTGATCGCCGAGACCGGCGCCGGCCAGCACGGCGTGGCCACCGCCACCGTCGCCGCGCGCTACGGCATGGAGTGCGTGGTGTACATGGGCGCGGAGGATGTTAAGCGCCAGTCGCCCAATGTGTTCCGCATGAAGCTCCTGGGCGCCACCGTGGTGCCGGTGGAGTCCGGCTCCAAGACGCTGAAGGACGCGTTGAACGAAGCGATGCGCGACTGGGTGACCAATGTCGATTCCACTTTCTATATCCTGGGGACGGCGGCCGGCCCGCACCCGTACCCGATGCTGGTGCGCGATTTCGTATCGGTGATCGGCCAGGAGGCCAAGGTGCAGATGCCGGAAGTGATAGGCCGCCAGCCGGATGTCGTGGTGGCCTGCGTGGGCGGCGGCTCCAATGCGATAGGGATGTTCCACCCTTATATCGACGTGCCGGGCGTACGCATGGTGGGCGTGGAGGCGGGCGGCCACGGCGTAGCCAGCGGCAAGCACGCGGCGCCGATCTCCTCCGGCGCGCCGGTGGGCGTGCTGCACGGCTCCAAGAGCTATCTGATGCAGGACGCGGACGGCCAGATCATCGAGACCCACTCCGTCTCGGCCGGTCTGGACTACCCGGGCGTGGGGCCGGAGCATTGCCATCTGAAGGACATCGGCCGCGCCGAGTATGTGTCGATCGACGACGGCGAGGCCTTGCGCGCCTTCCACGACTGTTGCCATCTGGAAGGCATCATTCCGGCGCTGGAGTCCAGCCACGCGCTGGCCTGGGCCGCCAAGGTGGCGCCGACGATGGGCAAGGACCAGGTCATTCTGGTCAACCTGTCCGGCCGCGGCGACAAGGACATCAATACCGTTGCCGGCCTCTCCGGCATTACGCTGTAA
- a CDS encoding OsmC family protein — MQARLKWVDGVCFMGETGSGHAVVMDGAPEGGGRNLGPRPMELVLLGTAGCTSYDVLSILKKSRQDVRDCWVEMEADRADIDPKVFTKIHFHFVVVGKGLKPDAVERAIKLSAEKYCSASIMLGKTADITHDFELRED, encoded by the coding sequence ATGCAGGCGAGGCTGAAATGGGTGGACGGCGTGTGTTTCATGGGCGAGACCGGCAGCGGCCACGCGGTGGTGATGGACGGCGCGCCGGAGGGCGGCGGCCGCAACCTGGGGCCGCGGCCGATGGAGCTGGTGCTGCTGGGCACCGCCGGCTGCACCAGCTATGACGTGCTCTCCATCCTGAAGAAATCCCGTCAGGACGTGCGCGACTGTTGGGTGGAGATGGAGGCGGATCGCGCCGACATCGACCCCAAGGTGTTCACCAAGATTCATTTCCATTTCGTGGTGGTAGGGAAAGGCTTGAAGCCGGACGCGGTGGAGCGGGCGATCAAGCTGTCGGCGGAGAAATACTGCTCCGCTTCCATCATGCTGGGCAAGACCGCCGACATCACCCACGATTTCGAGCTGCGCGAGGACTGA
- the tsaD gene encoding tRNA (adenosine(37)-N6)-threonylcarbamoyltransferase complex transferase subunit TsaD, producing MLVLGIESSCDETGVALYDTDSGLLAHQLHTQMAMHAEYGGVVPELASRDHIRRAIPLTEACLAEAGKTLADLDAVAYTQGPGLGGALMVGASMANALAFGLNLPVIPVHHLEGHLLSPLLADPKPEFPFLALLVSGGHTQLMAVRGVGDYEILGETVDDAAGEAFDKTAKLLGLPYPGGPLLSKLAESGSPDRFTLPRPMLHSGNLDMSFSGLKTAVLTLVRQQESAQGELDEQTRMDICRAFQEAIVEVLVKKSLAAMKLAGMKRLVVAGGVGANKQLRAALNEAAARKRFEVFYPPLALCTDNGAMIAFAGAMRLKFAEPAGGFTIKPRWDLSSLPAV from the coding sequence ATGCTGGTATTAGGCATTGAATCCTCCTGCGACGAAACCGGCGTCGCGCTGTACGACACCGACAGCGGCCTGTTGGCCCACCAACTGCACACCCAAATGGCCATGCACGCCGAGTATGGCGGCGTGGTGCCCGAGCTGGCCAGCCGCGACCATATCCGCCGCGCCATTCCTCTGACCGAGGCTTGCCTCGCCGAGGCCGGCAAAACGCTGGCCGACCTGGACGCCGTCGCCTACACCCAAGGCCCCGGCCTGGGCGGCGCGCTGATGGTGGGCGCCAGCATGGCCAACGCGCTGGCCTTCGGCCTGAATCTCCCGGTCATTCCGGTGCATCATCTGGAAGGCCACCTGCTGTCGCCGTTGCTGGCGGACCCCAAGCCGGAATTCCCCTTCCTGGCGCTGCTGGTCTCCGGCGGCCACACCCAGCTGATGGCGGTGCGCGGCGTCGGCGACTACGAAATCCTGGGCGAAACGGTGGACGACGCCGCCGGCGAAGCCTTCGACAAAACCGCCAAGCTGCTGGGCCTGCCCTATCCCGGCGGCCCGCTGTTGTCCAAGCTGGCCGAATCCGGCAGCCCCGACCGCTTCACCTTGCCGCGGCCCATGCTGCACTCCGGCAATCTGGACATGAGTTTTTCCGGCCTGAAGACCGCGGTGTTGACCTTGGTGCGCCAGCAGGAATCCGCCCAGGGCGAGCTGGACGAGCAAACGCGGATGGACATCTGCCGCGCCTTCCAGGAAGCCATCGTCGAAGTGCTGGTGAAGAAATCGCTGGCCGCGATGAAGCTGGCCGGCATGAAGCGGCTGGTAGTGGCCGGCGGCGTCGGCGCCAACAAGCAGCTGCGCGCCGCGCTGAACGAAGCCGCGGCCCGCAAGCGTTTCGAGGTGTTCTACCCGCCCTTGGCGCTGTGCACCGACAACGGAGCGATGATCGCCTTCGCCGGCGCCATGCGGCTGAAATTCGCCGAGCCGGCAGGCGGCTTCACCATCAAGCCGCGCTGGGACTTGTCCAGCCTGCCGGCGGTATAA
- the accD gene encoding acetyl-CoA carboxylase, carboxyltransferase subunit beta translates to MSWLNKLLPPKIKRENRADKPSAVPEGLWSKCPECEAVLYYTDLENNLQVCPKCGHHHPLTARQRLNLLLDEEGRREVGEEVKPMDILKFKDSKKYPDRLTAAKSDTGEDDALVVMQGSLHSLPVVVAAFEFKFIGGSMGSVVGERFVRGVRAAVEAKAPFVCVAASGGARMQEGLNSLMQMAKTSAALQLLTESKLPFISVLTDPTMGGVSASFAFLGDVVMAEPKARIGFAGARVIEQTVRETLPEGFQRAEFLLEKGAVDMVVDRRELKRKIAGMITLLMREPSVV, encoded by the coding sequence ATGAGCTGGTTGAACAAGCTCCTCCCGCCGAAGATCAAGCGCGAGAATCGCGCCGACAAGCCTTCCGCGGTGCCCGAAGGGCTGTGGAGCAAGTGCCCGGAATGCGAAGCGGTACTGTATTACACCGATCTGGAGAATAATCTCCAGGTCTGCCCCAAGTGCGGCCATCATCATCCCTTGACGGCGCGCCAACGCCTGAACCTGCTGCTGGACGAGGAAGGCCGGCGTGAAGTGGGCGAAGAAGTAAAGCCCATGGACATTCTGAAGTTCAAGGACAGCAAGAAGTATCCTGACCGCCTGACGGCAGCCAAGAGCGATACCGGCGAGGACGACGCGCTGGTGGTGATGCAGGGCAGCCTCCACTCGCTGCCGGTGGTGGTGGCCGCGTTCGAATTCAAGTTCATCGGCGGCTCCATGGGTTCGGTGGTGGGCGAGCGCTTCGTGCGCGGCGTGCGCGCCGCGGTGGAGGCCAAGGCGCCCTTCGTTTGCGTGGCGGCCTCCGGCGGCGCGCGGATGCAGGAGGGTTTGAATTCGCTGATGCAGATGGCCAAGACCAGCGCCGCGCTGCAATTGCTGACCGAGAGCAAGCTGCCGTTCATCTCGGTGCTGACCGATCCGACGATGGGCGGCGTCTCTGCGTCTTTCGCCTTCCTGGGCGACGTGGTGATGGCCGAGCCCAAGGCGCGCATCGGCTTCGCCGGCGCGCGGGTGATCGAGCAGACCGTGCGCGAAACGTTGCCGGAAGGCTTTCAGCGCGCCGAGTTCCTGCTGGAGAAGGGCGCGGTGGACATGGTGGTGGATAGGCGCGAGCTGAAGCGCAAGATAGCCGGCATGATCACCTTGCTGATGCGGGAGCCGTCCGTCGTCTGA
- a CDS encoding ATP-binding cassette domain-containing protein, with protein MIQLKNLSLRRGLKELLIGANLTLNPGYKAGLTGANGVGKSSLFAMLLGELHADGGDMLLPPNWTVAHVAQETPALERSALDYVLDGDKELRALEAQLADAEDKHDGNAIGHLHGELANIDAYSAPSRAGKLLTGLGFDEAAQQRPVASFSGGWRMRLNLAQALMCRSDLLLLDEPTNHLDLETVLWLEDWLQAYPGTLLVISHDRDFLDAICSHTVEVANQTLTLYTGNYSQFEVMRAEKLARQQGEYEKQQRQIAHLESFINRFKAKASKARQAQSRVKALEKLERIAPAHSASPFDFHFDSPEHLPNPLLKLDKADAGYGDKTILSGISLSVEAGARIGLLGVNGAGKSTLVKLLSGDLAPRAGERINAQMLKIGYFAQHTLETLRPDETPLQHMQRLAPTTRELELRSFLGGFNFRGDAATDPVGPMSGGEKARLALAMIVWQKPNLLLLDEPTNHLDLEMRHALTLALQDFTGALIVVSHDRSLLESTTDVFWLVSGGKVQPFDGDLEDYRQWRIAQLAEGNKLSDCDAQGVNRKEQKRQEAEARQQLAKLRKPLQNRLNKLEQEMNKLSEEKAQLEAFLSSSEAYDDANRQKMADSVKRQGEVASRLEAVEEEWMAAQEQLEALVPAE; from the coding sequence ATGATCCAACTGAAAAACCTCAGCCTGCGCCGCGGCCTGAAAGAATTGCTGATCGGCGCCAACCTGACGCTGAACCCGGGCTACAAAGCCGGCCTGACCGGCGCCAACGGCGTGGGCAAATCCAGCCTGTTCGCCATGCTGCTGGGCGAATTGCACGCCGACGGCGGCGACATGCTGCTGCCTCCCAACTGGACCGTGGCCCACGTGGCGCAGGAAACGCCGGCGCTGGAGCGCAGCGCGCTCGATTACGTGCTGGATGGCGACAAGGAGTTGCGCGCGCTGGAAGCCCAGCTGGCGGACGCGGAAGACAAGCACGACGGCAACGCCATCGGCCATCTGCACGGCGAGCTGGCCAATATCGACGCCTACTCCGCGCCGTCCCGCGCCGGCAAGCTGCTGACCGGCCTGGGCTTCGACGAAGCCGCGCAACAGCGCCCGGTGGCCAGCTTCTCCGGCGGCTGGCGCATGCGGCTGAACCTGGCCCAGGCGCTGATGTGCCGTTCCGACCTGCTGCTCTTGGACGAACCGACCAACCACTTGGACCTGGAAACGGTGCTGTGGCTGGAAGACTGGCTGCAGGCCTACCCCGGCACCCTGCTGGTGATCTCGCACGATAGAGACTTCCTCGACGCCATCTGCAGCCATACCGTGGAAGTGGCCAACCAGACGCTGACCTTGTACACCGGCAACTACAGCCAGTTCGAAGTGATGCGCGCGGAAAAACTGGCGCGCCAGCAAGGCGAATACGAGAAGCAGCAGCGCCAGATCGCCCACCTGGAATCGTTCATCAACCGCTTCAAGGCCAAGGCCAGCAAGGCGCGCCAGGCGCAGAGCCGGGTCAAGGCGCTGGAAAAGCTGGAGCGCATCGCGCCGGCCCACTCCGCCTCGCCGTTCGACTTCCACTTCGACAGCCCCGAGCATCTGCCCAATCCGCTGCTGAAGCTGGACAAGGCCGACGCCGGCTACGGCGACAAGACCATCCTGTCCGGCATCAGCCTGTCGGTGGAAGCCGGCGCGCGCATCGGCCTCTTGGGCGTCAACGGCGCCGGCAAATCGACGCTGGTCAAGCTATTGTCCGGCGACCTGGCGCCGCGCGCCGGCGAGCGCATCAACGCGCAGATGCTGAAGATAGGCTATTTCGCCCAGCACACGCTGGAAACGCTGCGGCCGGACGAAACGCCGCTGCAGCATATGCAGCGCCTGGCCCCGACCACGCGCGAGCTGGAGCTGCGCAGCTTCCTAGGCGGCTTCAACTTCCGCGGCGACGCCGCCACCGACCCGGTCGGCCCGATGTCCGGCGGCGAGAAAGCGCGTCTGGCGCTGGCGATGATCGTGTGGCAAAAGCCCAATCTGCTGCTGCTGGACGAACCGACCAACCACTTGGACCTGGAAATGCGCCACGCGCTGACGCTGGCCTTGCAGGACTTCACCGGCGCGCTGATCGTGGTATCGCACGACCGCAGCCTGCTGGAGTCCACCACCGACGTGTTCTGGCTGGTCAGCGGCGGCAAGGTGCAACCCTTCGACGGCGATCTGGAAGACTACCGCCAGTGGCGCATCGCCCAGTTGGCGGAGGGCAATAAGCTCTCCGACTGCGACGCCCAGGGCGTCAACCGCAAGGAGCAAAAGCGCCAGGAAGCCGAGGCGCGCCAGCAGCTGGCCAAACTGCGCAAACCGCTGCAAAACCGGCTGAACAAACTGGAACAGGAGATGAACAAGCTGAGCGAGGAAAAGGCCCAGCTGGAAGCCTTCCTGTCCTCCAGCGAGGCTTACGACGACGCCAACCGCCAGAAAATGGCCGACAGCGTGAAGCGCCAGGGCGAGGTGGCCAGCCGGCTGGAGGCCGTGGAAGAGGAATGGATGGCGGCGCAGGAGCAACTGGAGGCGCTGGTTCCGGCGGAGTGA